The Syntrophales bacterium nucleotide sequence GCGTCGGATCGTTCTCCTCCCCCCGGCAGATCAGCGTGGCGCTCCGCTCTTGACGGTGCAGCTCGATTTTCGGCAGCGAACCATGTTTGAATCCCTCGGTCAAAACGATATCCACGTCGGTGCAGTAGGACTCGAGAAGTTCCGCAAGCGGCGGGGATGAGGAGTGTTTTTTCACGAGCGCCAGTTTTTCGGGAGAAGAGATCAGCATGATGTCGGCGCCGGCAGCGGCCAGGCGATAGCTGTCCTTCCCCGGGTGATCAATGTCGAAACGGTGGGCGTCATGCTTGATAACGCCCACCCGGTAGCCTCTCTGCTTCAACTGGGCGATGACCTTTTCCATCAGGGTCGTCTTGCCGGTGCCGGACTTTGCTACAAACGAAAGCGCCTTTACGGTCATGTGCAATCTTCCTTTCTGATTTTTTCGAACTCTTCGGGTGTATTTACGTTCGCAAAAGATTTTCCATTGCTGTTGAAATCAGCTATTTCTTCATCTGTTACATATCTCACCCTAATCCGGGGATAATAAGCGTACGCGCAGAAGTTGCCGCTTTCCAGAAGCGCCCGGATCGGCTCAAGGCAGCTTTTGGCGTAAACGGCGAAGAGCGGTTCCAATCCGCGCGCGGTACTTGGAACGACTGCGTCGAATCCCTCCCGGAGCGAACAGAGGATGAGGAGTATTTCCCGGTTGGGAAAGGGGAGATCGCAGGCGGAGACAAAGATATGCTCCGTTTCCGCGTAATAGAGCGCCGTATAGAGCCCTCCCAGAGCGCTGCCGGGATAGATGTCCGGCAAGACCGGAAGCTTGTACCCGGTGAAGCGCTCCGCTCTGTCGCCTGCCAGCACAACCCTTGCGAAACTTTCTCTGAATAAATCCAGCGCTTGCTCGAACAGGGGTTTGCCGGCAATGGGCAGGAAGGCCTTATCGCATCCCATGCGGCGGCTCTTTCCTCCGACCAGGATGACGCCGGTTATGTCACGGCGGAGGCCCTGATCCGTGAACGCCTCTTTATAATAGTTTTGCCTGCCAGCACCCTTATCGGAAAGGGCCGTCCGAACAGCACACATAATCCGCACCTTGGATGTTTTCTTCTTAGTGGATTTACAAAAGCCGAAGCCTTATAACAAAAACGCACAACGGACGGCAACA carries:
- the mobB gene encoding molybdopterin-guanine dinucleotide biosynthesis protein B, producing MTVKALSFVAKSGTGKTTLMEKVIAQLKQRGYRVGVIKHDAHRFDIDHPGKDSYRLAAAGADIMLISSPEKLALVKKHSSSPPLAELLESYCTDVDIVLTEGFKHGSLPKIELHRQERSATLICRGEENDPTLLAVASDEPLALDVPVLDLNDAAAVVDFIEEKFLK
- a CDS encoding molybdenum cofactor guanylyltransferase, which translates into the protein MCAVRTALSDKGAGRQNYYKEAFTDQGLRRDITGVILVGGKSRRMGCDKAFLPIAGKPLFEQALDLFRESFARVVLAGDRAERFTGYKLPVLPDIYPGSALGGLYTALYYAETEHIFVSACDLPFPNREILLILCSLREGFDAVVPSTARGLEPLFAVYAKSCLEPIRALLESGNFCAYAYYPRIRVRYVTDEEIADFNSNGKSFANVNTPEEFEKIRKEDCT